One Cryobacterium roopkundense genomic region harbors:
- the groL gene encoding chaperonin GroEL (60 kDa chaperone family; promotes refolding of misfolded polypeptides especially under stressful conditions; forms two stacked rings of heptamers to form a barrel-shaped 14mer; ends can be capped by GroES; misfolded proteins enter the barrel where they are refolded when GroES binds), which translates to MAKIIAFNEEARRGLERGLNILADTVKVTLGPRGRNVVLEKKWGAPTITNDGVSIAKEIELDDPYEKIGAELVKEVAKKTDDVAGDGTTTATVLAQALVREGLRNVAAGADPISLKRGIEKATAAVIAELIASAKEIETKEEIAATASISAGDTEIGAIIAEAIDKVGKEGVVTVEESNTFGTELELTEGMRFDKGFLSAYFVTDPDRQEAVFEDPYILIVNSKVSNIKDLLPIVDKVIQTGKQLLIIAEDVDGEALATLVVNKIRGIFKSVAVKAPGFGDRRKAQLQDIAILTGGQVISEEVGLKLENVTLDLLGNARKVVITKDETTIVEGAGDVEAIAGRVQQIRNEIENTDSDYDREKLQERLAKLAGGVAVIKAGAATEVELKERKHRIEDAVRNAKAAVEEGIVAGGGVALIQAGKTAFESKAILDLVGDEATGANIVRVAIDAPLKQIALNAGMEPGVVADKVRNLPVGFGLNAATGEYVDMIAAGINDPVKVTRSALLNASSIAGLFLTTEAVVADKPEKNSAPAGDPSGGMDF; encoded by the coding sequence ATGGCAAAAATCATTGCATTCAATGAAGAGGCCCGTCGTGGGCTTGAGCGCGGCCTGAACATTCTCGCCGACACTGTCAAGGTCACCCTCGGCCCGCGCGGCCGCAACGTCGTTCTGGAGAAGAAGTGGGGCGCCCCCACGATCACCAACGACGGCGTCTCCATCGCCAAGGAGATCGAGCTCGACGACCCGTACGAGAAGATCGGTGCGGAGCTCGTCAAAGAGGTAGCCAAGAAGACGGATGACGTTGCCGGCGACGGTACCACCACGGCAACCGTCCTCGCCCAGGCACTGGTGCGCGAAGGCCTGCGCAACGTCGCGGCCGGAGCGGACCCGATCAGCCTCAAGCGCGGCATCGAGAAGGCCACCGCAGCGGTCATCGCCGAGCTCATCGCCAGCGCCAAGGAAATCGAAACCAAGGAAGAGATCGCGGCCACCGCCTCCATCTCCGCCGGCGACACCGAAATCGGCGCGATCATCGCCGAGGCCATCGACAAGGTCGGCAAGGAGGGTGTTGTCACCGTCGAGGAGTCGAACACCTTCGGCACCGAACTTGAGCTCACCGAGGGCATGCGCTTCGACAAGGGTTTCCTGTCGGCATACTTCGTGACCGACCCCGACCGTCAGGAAGCGGTCTTCGAAGACCCCTACATCCTGATCGTCAACTCCAAGGTCTCCAACATCAAGGACCTGCTCCCCATCGTGGACAAGGTCATCCAGACCGGCAAGCAGCTCCTCATCATCGCGGAAGACGTCGACGGCGAGGCCCTGGCCACGCTCGTTGTGAACAAGATCCGCGGCATCTTCAAGTCGGTCGCCGTCAAGGCTCCCGGCTTCGGAGACCGTCGCAAGGCTCAGCTTCAGGACATCGCCATCCTCACCGGTGGACAGGTCATCTCTGAAGAGGTCGGCCTCAAGCTCGAGAACGTCACGCTCGACCTGCTTGGTAACGCCCGCAAGGTCGTCATCACCAAGGACGAGACGACTATCGTCGAGGGTGCCGGAGACGTCGAGGCGATTGCCGGACGCGTTCAGCAGATCCGCAACGAGATCGAGAACACCGACAGCGACTACGACCGCGAGAAGCTCCAGGAGCGTCTCGCGAAGCTGGCCGGTGGCGTTGCAGTCATCAAGGCCGGCGCCGCGACGGAGGTTGAGCTCAAGGAGCGCAAGCACCGCATCGAGGACGCCGTTCGCAACGCGAAGGCAGCCGTTGAAGAGGGCATCGTCGCCGGTGGTGGCGTTGCGCTCATCCAGGCCGGCAAGACCGCATTCGAGAGCAAGGCAATCCTTGACCTCGTCGGCGACGAGGCTACGGGCGCGAACATCGTGCGCGTCGCCATCGACGCTCCGCTGAAGCAGATCGCCCTCAACGCCGGCATGGAGCCTGGCGTTGTCGCCGACAAGGTGCGCAACCTGCCCGTTGGGTTCGGCCTGAACGCCGCAACCGGCGAGTACGTTGACATGATCGCTGCCGGCATCAATGACCCGGTGAAGGTCACCCGTTCCGCGCTGCTGAACGCATCGTCGATCGCCGGTCTGTTCCTCACCACCGAGGCCGTCGTTGCCGACAAGCCCGAGAAGAACTCGGCTCCGGCCGGTGACCCCTCGGGTGGCATGGACTTCTAA